In one window of Prionailurus bengalensis isolate Pbe53 chromosome B3, Fcat_Pben_1.1_paternal_pri, whole genome shotgun sequence DNA:
- the NOP9 gene encoding nucleolar protein 9 isoform X2 produces the protein MVHNVLKEVEAEALALATNRTGSEIMQELLGFSPLKPLCRVWATLRSNFRFVACHRCGVHVLQSALLQLPRLLGSPAEKEEEDVEEEEDGKDGPLETLEELVLGLASEVCDDFLFYCGDTHGSFVVRTLLQVLGGTLLESERARHRGSQSSEAQRAPAREGKPSDFEVPETFLNRLQDLSSCFLKDIAVFITDKISSFCLQVALQILHRKLPQFCAQLCSAVIRYLSSRNSSADGSPLLLFLRDQTSSRLLEQVLLVLEPPRLQSLFEDHFQGQLQTLAAHPIANFPLQRLLDAVTTPELLSPVFEELSPALEAVLAQGHPGVVIALVGACRRVGAHQARVLQLLLEAFHCAVPPSRQVACVPLFATLTAYEVYYRLAEEEGAVPAEHQVEMATARALGEVTVLGSLLLQHLLHFSSPGIVLRSLGALTGPQLLTLAQNPAGSHVLDAVLTSPSVTRKQRRRVLKTLKGQYVALACSRHGSRVLDAIWSGAALGARKEIAAELGERNQELIRDPFGHHVARNVALTTFLKRREAWEQQQGAVAKRRRALNSILED, from the exons ATGGTGCACAATGTTTTGAAGGAAGTGGAAGCTGAGGCCCTAGCCTTGGCCACAAACAGGACTGGCAGTGAGATTATGCAGGAACTGCTGGGATTTAGTCCCCTGAAACCGCTGTGTCGAGTATGGGCTACTTTGCGCTCCAACTTCCGCTTTGTGGCCTGTCATCGATGCGGGGTGCATGTATTGCAAAGTGCTTTGCTGCAGCTGCCTCGATTGCTGGGGAGccctgcagagaaagaggaggaggacgtggaagaggaggaggatggcAAGGATGGTCCCTTGGAGACTCTGGAGGAGCTGGTTTTGGGACTAGCCTCCGAGGTGtgtgatgattttcttttctactgTGGAGACACACATGGCAGCTTCGTGGTCAGAACTCTGCTACAGGTGTTGGGAGGGACTCTTCTGGAGTCTGAGAGAGCCAGGCACCGTGGCTCTCAGTCATCTG AAGCACAAAGGGCCCCAGCTCGGGAAGGTAAGCCATCTGATTTTGAGGTCCCTGAAACCTTCTTGAATCGCCTTCAGGACCTGAGCTCCTGCTTTCTGAAGGACATTGCTG TATTTATCACTGACAAGATCTCCAGCTTCTGCCTTCAAGTGGCCTTACAAATCTTACACCGCAAACTGCCCCAGTTTTGTGCTCAGCTCTGCAGTGCTGTGATTCGCTATCTGAGTAGCCGCAATTCCTCAGCAGATGGCAG CCCCCTACTGCTATTTCTGCGGGATCAGACGAGCTCCAGACTCCTGGAGCAAGTGCTGCTGGTGCTGGAGCCCCCGAGGCTCCAGAGCCTCTTTGAGGATCACTTCCAAGGGCAGCTGCAGACCCTGGCCGCACACCCCATTGCCAACTTCCCTTTGCAGCGTTTACTGGATGCTGTTACTACCCCTGAGCTG CTGTCCCCCGTGTTTGAGGAGCTGAGCCCTGCCCTGGAAGCTGTGCTGGCTCAAGGTCACCCGGGGGTGGTCATTGCCCTGGTGGGGGCCTGCCGCAGAGTTGGGGCCCACCAAGCCCGGGTCCTGCAGCTGTTGTTGGAG GCATTCCACTGTGCGGTGCCCCCTTCCCGGCAAGTGGCTTGTGTGCCTCTCTTTGCCACTTTGACGGCTTATGAGGTATACTATAGActggcagaggaggaaggggcagtgCCCGCAGAGCACCAG GTGGAAATGGCCACGGCCAGAGCTCTGGGGGAAGTGACAGTCCTTGGGTCTCTTCTGCTTCAGCATCTGCTGCACTTCTCTAGCCCTGGTATCGTACTTCGAAGTCTGGGTGCCTTGACAGGACCACAACTTCTGACTCTCGCCCAGAACCCTGCTGGCTCCCATGTGCTTGATGCTGTCCTGACCAGCCCCTCCGTGACGCGCAAGCAGCGTCGCCGTGTGCTGAAGACCCTAAAG GGACAATACGTGGCTCTGGCCTGTAGTCGTCATGGCAGCCGAGTGCTAGATGCCATCTGGAGTGGAGCAGCCTTGGGGGCCCGGAAGGAAATTGCTGCCGAGCTGG GGGAGCGGAACCAGGAGCTGATTAGAGACCCTTTTGGCCACCATGTGGCTCGAAATGTGGCCCTGACTACTTTCCTGAAGCGCCGAGAGGCTTGGGAACAGCAGCAGGGGGCAGTGGCCAAGCGGAGGAGGGCTTTGAACTCAATACTTGAAGACTGA
- the LTB4R2 gene encoding leukotriene B4 receptor 2 — protein MLACYRPPGNETLLSWKASRVTGTAFLLLAALLGLPGNGFVVWSLAGWRPARGRPLAATLVLHLALADGAVLLLTPLFATFLAGQAWPLGQAGCKAVYYVCALSMYASVLLTSLLSLQRCLAVTRPFLAPRLRSPALARRLLLAVWLASLLLAAPAAVYRHLWGDRVCQLCHPSPAHAAAHLSLETLTAFVLPFGLVLGCYGLTLARLRGARWGAGRRRTRVGRLVSAIVLAFGLLWAPYHVVNILQVVAALAPPEGALARLGGAGQAARAGTTALAFFSSSVNPVLYVFTAGDLLPRAGPRFLTRLFEGSGEARGGGRSREGTMELRTTPRLKVVGQGRGDGDPGGGVEKDSQGWDP, from the coding sequence ATGCTGGCCTGTTACCGACCCCCGGGGAACGAGACGCTGCTGAGCTGGAAGGCCTCGCGGGTCACAGGCACGGCCTTCCTGCTGCTGGCGGCGCTGCTGGGACTGCCGGGCAATGGCTTCGTAGTGTGGAGCTTGGCGGGCTGGCGGCCCGCAAGGGGGCGACCGCTGGCGGCCACGCTGGTGCTGCACCTGGCGCTGGCCGACGGCGCGGTGCTGCTGCTCACGCCTCTCTTCGCGACCTTCCTGGCGGGGCAGGCGTGGCCGCTGGGCCAGGCGGGCTGCAAGGCGGTGTACTACGTGTGCGCGCTCAGCATGTACGCCAGCGTCCTGCTCACCAGCCTGCTCAGTCTGCAGCGCTGCCTCGCCGTCACCCGCCCTTTCCTGGCGCCCCGGCTGCGCAGTCCGGCCCTGGCCCGCCGCTTGCTGCTGGCCGTCTGGCTGGCCTCTCTGCTGCTCGCCGCCCCGGCCGCCGTCTACCGCCACCTGTGGGGAGACCGCGTGTGCCAGCTGTGCCACCCGTCGCCGGCCCACGCCGCGGCCCACCTGAGCCTGGAGACGCTGACCGCCTTCGTGCTTCCTTTCGGGCTGGTGCTCGGCTGCTACGGCTTGACGCTGGCGCGGCTGCGGGGCGCCCGCTGGGGCGCCGGGCGGCGCAGGACGCGGGTGGGCCGGCTGGTGAGCGCCATCGTGCTCGCCTTCGGCTTGCTCTGGGCGCCCTACCACGTGGTCAACATTCTGCAGGTGGTCGCCGCTCTGGCTCCGCCGGAAGGGGCCTTGGCCAGGCTGGGCGGGGCGGGCCAGGCAGCGAGAGCTGGAACTACAGCTTTGGCCTTCTTCAGCTCCAGCGTCAACCCGGTGCTCTACGTCTTCACCGCAGGGGATCTGCTGCCCCGGGCAGGTCCCCGCTTCCTTACAAGACTCTTTGAGGGCTCTGGAGAGGCCCGAGGCGGGGGCCGCTCTAGGGAGGGGACCATGGAGCTCCGAACTACCCCTCGGCTCAAAGTGGTGGGGCAGGGCCGGGGCGATGGAGAccctgggggcggggtggagaaGGACAGTCAGGGATGGGACCCTTGA
- the CIDEB gene encoding cell death activator CIDE-B isoform X3 codes for MEYLSALNPSGLLRSVSSMSSEFGRKVWTSPPPPQRPFRVCDHKRTTRKGLTAATRQELLDKALEALLLSGMLTLVLEEDGTAVESEDFFQLLEDDTCLMVLEYGQSWTPSRSGVLSYGLGREKPKHSKDIARITFDVYKQNPRDLFGSLNIKATFYGLYSMSCDFQGLGPKKVLRFIPRDTL; via the exons ATGGAGTACCTCTCAGCCCTGAACCCCAGCGGCCTGCTCAG GTCAGTATCCAGTATGAGCTCTGAGTTTGGCAGGAAAGTCTGGACTTCACCTCCACCACCCCAGCGACCTTTCCGTGTCTGTGATCACAAGCGAACCACCCGGAAAGGTCTGACAGCTGCCACCCGCCAGGAACTGCTAGACAAG GCACTGGAGGCCCTGCTGCTGAGTGGAATGCTAACACTGGTGCTGGAGGAGGATGGAACCGCCGTGGAGAGTGAGGACTTCTTCCAGCTTTTGGAGGATGACACATGCCTGATGGTGCTGGAGTATGGGCAGAGCTGGACCCCCAGCAGG AGTGGGGTGCTGTCATACGGCCTGGGCCGGGAGAAGCCCAAGCACAGCAAGGACATCGCCCGTATCACCTTTGATGTATACAAGCAAAACCCTCGAGACCTCTTTGGCAGCCTCAATATCAAAGCCACATTCTATGGGCTCTACTCCATGAGTTGTGACTTTCAAGGACTCGGCCCAAAGAAAGTACTCAG ATTCATTCCAAGAGACACACTGTGA
- the LTB4R gene encoding leukotriene B4 receptor 1 — protein sequence MFIALLTIILLSVALVVGLPGNSFVVWSILVKMQKRSVTALLVLNLALADLAVLLTAPFFLHNVAQRTWVFGLAGCRLFHYVCGVSMYASVLLITTMSLDRSLAVALPFVSQKVRTKAVAWWVLAGIWVMSLLLATPVVVYRTVTLASNNWSLVCFLKYPSERLNAFHLLFEALTGFLLPFLVVVASYSDIGRRLQARRFRRSRRTGRLVALIILTFAAFWLPYHVVNLAEAGRLLAGGEAGPLQNRLLLARYVFIALAFLSSSVNPVLYACAGGGLLRSAGVGFVAKLLEATGSEASSTRRGGTLAQTVRGAPATPENGTTESLTVSNPLQ from the coding sequence ATGTTCATCGCTCTGCTGACGATCATCCTCCTGTCAGTGGCACTGGTTGTGGGGCTTCCCGGCAACAGCTTTGTGGTGTGGAGCATCCTGGTAAAGATGCAGAAGCGCTCTGTCACTGCCTTGTTGGTGCTGAACTTGGCCCTGGCCGACTTGGCTGTATTGCTTACTGCCCCCTTTTTCCTCCACAACGTGGCCCAACGCACCTGGGTGTTCGGACTGGCTGGCTGCCGCCTGTTTCACTATGTCTGCGGAGTCAGCATGTACGCCAGCGTCCTGCTGATCACGACCATGAGTCTGGACCGCTCGCTGGCGGTGGCCCTCCCCTTTGTGTCCCAGAAGGTTCGTACCAAGGCCGTTGCCTGGTGGGTGCTGGCAGGCATCTGGGTGATGTCCCTTCTGCTGGCCACGCCCGTCGTCGTGTACCGCACGGTGACCTTGGCATCGAACAACTGGAGCCTGGTGTGCTTCCTGAAGTACCCCAGCGAACGACTCAACGCCTTCCATCTACTCTTCGAGGCCCTCACCGGCTTCCTGCTGCCCTTCCTGGTGGTGGTGGCCAGCTACTCCGACATCGGCCGCAGGCTGCAGGCCCGGCGCTTCCGCCGCAGCCGCCGCACGGGCCGCCTGGTGGCGCTCATCATCCTGACCTTCGCCGCCTTCTGGCTGCCCTACCACGTGGTGAACTTGGCCGAGGCGGGACGGTTGCTGGCCGGCGGAGAGGCGGGGCCGTTGCAGAACCGGCTGCTCCTGGCGCGCTACGTGTTCATCGCGCTGGCCTTCCTGAGCAGTAGCGTGAACCCCGTGCTGTACGCGTGCGCCGGCGGTGGCCTGCTGCGCTCGGCCGGCGTGGGCTTCGTCGCCAAGCTGTTGGAGGCCACCGGCTCCGAGGCGTCCAGCACCCGCCGCGGGGGCACCCTGGCCCAGACGGTGAGGGGCGCCCCCGCCACTCCCGAGAATGGCACCACCGAGAGCCTCACCGTCTCCAACCCTCTCCAGTGA
- the CIDEB gene encoding cell death activator CIDE-B isoform X2: MSSEFGRKVWTSPPPPQRPFRVCDHKRTTRKGLTAATRQELLDKALEALLLSGMLTLVLEEDGTAVESEDFFQLLEDDTCLMVLEYGQSWTPSRSGVLSYGLGREKPKHSKDIARITFDVYKQNPRDLFGSLNIKATFYGLYSMSCDFQGLGPKKVLREFLRWTSALLQGLGHMLLGISSSLRHLIEGAEQWHWQRQGRLHPY; this comes from the exons ATGAGCTCTGAGTTTGGCAGGAAAGTCTGGACTTCACCTCCACCACCCCAGCGACCTTTCCGTGTCTGTGATCACAAGCGAACCACCCGGAAAGGTCTGACAGCTGCCACCCGCCAGGAACTGCTAGACAAG GCACTGGAGGCCCTGCTGCTGAGTGGAATGCTAACACTGGTGCTGGAGGAGGATGGAACCGCCGTGGAGAGTGAGGACTTCTTCCAGCTTTTGGAGGATGACACATGCCTGATGGTGCTGGAGTATGGGCAGAGCTGGACCCCCAGCAGG AGTGGGGTGCTGTCATACGGCCTGGGCCGGGAGAAGCCCAAGCACAGCAAGGACATCGCCCGTATCACCTTTGATGTATACAAGCAAAACCCTCGAGACCTCTTTGGCAGCCTCAATATCAAAGCCACATTCTATGGGCTCTACTCCATGAGTTGTGACTTTCAAGGACTCGGCCCAAAGAAAGTACTCAG GGAGTTCCTCCGTTGGACCTCTGCACTGCTGCAAGGGCTGGGCCATATGTTGCTGGGAATTTCCTCCAGCCTTCGCCATTTAATAGAAGGGGCCGAACAATGGCATTGGCAGCGGCAGGGTCGCCTTCATCCCTACTGA
- the DHRS1 gene encoding dehydrogenase/reductase SDR family member 1, with amino-acid sequence MAAPMKGQVCVVTGASRGIGRGIALQLCQAGATVYITGRHMDTLRATAEEAQSRGGQCVPVVCDSSQESEVQSLFEQVDREQQGRLDVLVNNAYAGVLAIINNTKKAFWESPASIWDDINNVGLRGHYLCSVYGARLMVSAGRGLIMVISSIGGLQYLFNVPYGVGKAACDRLAADCAQELRRHGVSYVSLWPGLVQTELLKEVVMKNNNADDPLLKQFRSDFSSAETTEMSGKCVVALATDPNILSLSGKVLPSCDLARRYGLRDVDGRPVQDYLSLSSVLSHVSTMGWLASYLPGFLRMPKWIMTLYTSKF; translated from the exons ATGGCAGCTCCCATGAAGGGCCAAGTGTGCGTGGTGACCGGTGCTTCCAGAGGTATTGGCCGCGGCATCGCCTTGCAACTCTGCCAGGCAGGTGCCACAGTTTACATCACTGGCCGCCATATGGACACGCTGAGGGCCACTGCTGAGGAG gCACAGTCTCGAGGGGGCCAGTGTGTGCCTGTGGTATGCGATTCAAGCCAGGAGAGTGAAGTGCAAAGCCTGTTTGAGCAAGTAGATCGGGAACAGCAGGGGCGTCTGGATGTGCTGGTCAACAACGCCTACGCTGGGGTCCTG GCAATTATAAATAACACTAAGAAGGCATTCTGGGAAAGCCCTGCCTCCATCTGGGATGATATCAACAATGTTGGACTCAG AGGTCACTACTTGTGCTCAGTGTATGGAGCACGGCTCATGGTATCAGCTGGCCGGGGACTCATCATGGTCATCTCTTCCATTGGGGGGCTGCAGTATCTCTTCAATGTCCCCTATGGTGTTGGCAAAGCTGCG TGCGACAGGCTGGCTGCTGACTGTGCCCAGGAGCTGCGGCGCCACGGGGTCAGCTATGTGTCTCTGTGGCCAGGGTTGGTGCAGACAGAACTACTGAAGGAGGTTGTGATGAAAAACAACAATGCTGATGATCCCCTGTTGAAGCAG TTCAGATCTGATTTCAGCTCTGCAGAGACCACAGAAATGAGTGGCAAATGTGTGGTGGCTTTGGCAACAG ACCCCAATATCCTGAGCCTGAGTGGGAAGGTGCTGCCATCTTGTGACCTTGCTCGACGCTATGGCCTTCGGGATGTGGATG GCCGCCCCGTCCAAGACTATTTGTCTTTGAGCTCAGTTCTCTCTCATGTCTCCACCATGGGCTGGCTGGCCTCCTACTTGCCTGGCTTCCTCCGTATGCCCAAGTGGATTATGACCCTCTACACTAGCAAATTCTAA
- the NOP9 gene encoding nucleolar protein 9 isoform X1, with amino-acid sequence MGLGPRSLHKAGRRFPAGDKRGRGAKGSGRPPPGCQRPPDRSSEPAPDAHPHLSPEALGYFRQALSALKEAPETGEERELMVHNVLKEVEAEALALATNRTGSEIMQELLGFSPLKPLCRVWATLRSNFRFVACHRCGVHVLQSALLQLPRLLGSPAEKEEEDVEEEEDGKDGPLETLEELVLGLASEVCDDFLFYCGDTHGSFVVRTLLQVLGGTLLESERARHRGSQSSEAQRAPAREGKPSDFEVPETFLNRLQDLSSCFLKDIAVFITDKISSFCLQVALQILHRKLPQFCAQLCSAVIRYLSSRNSSADGSPLLLFLRDQTSSRLLEQVLLVLEPPRLQSLFEDHFQGQLQTLAAHPIANFPLQRLLDAVTTPELLSPVFEELSPALEAVLAQGHPGVVIALVGACRRVGAHQARVLQLLLEAFHCAVPPSRQVACVPLFATLTAYEVYYRLAEEEGAVPAEHQVEMATARALGEVTVLGSLLLQHLLHFSSPGIVLRSLGALTGPQLLTLAQNPAGSHVLDAVLTSPSVTRKQRRRVLKTLKGQYVALACSRHGSRVLDAIWSGAALGARKEIAAELGERNQELIRDPFGHHVARNVALTTFLKRREAWEQQQGAVAKRRRALNSILED; translated from the exons ATGGGACTGGGTCCGCGCTCCCTCCACAAGGCTGGGCGCCGGTTTCCAGCTGGTGACAAACGGGGGCGCGGGGCCAAGGGGTCGGGGCGCCCCCCACCAGGCTGCCAGCGGCCTCCGGACAGGAGCTCGGAGCCAGCCCCAGACGCGCACCCTCACCTGAGCCCCGAAGCTCTGGGGTATTTCCGCCAGGCGCTGTCAGCCCTGAAAGAGGCTCCTGAGACCGGAGAAGAGCGAG AACTGATGGTGCACAATGTTTTGAAGGAAGTGGAAGCTGAGGCCCTAGCCTTGGCCACAAACAGGACTGGCAGTGAGATTATGCAGGAACTGCTGGGATTTAGTCCCCTGAAACCGCTGTGTCGAGTATGGGCTACTTTGCGCTCCAACTTCCGCTTTGTGGCCTGTCATCGATGCGGGGTGCATGTATTGCAAAGTGCTTTGCTGCAGCTGCCTCGATTGCTGGGGAGccctgcagagaaagaggaggaggacgtggaagaggaggaggatggcAAGGATGGTCCCTTGGAGACTCTGGAGGAGCTGGTTTTGGGACTAGCCTCCGAGGTGtgtgatgattttcttttctactgTGGAGACACACATGGCAGCTTCGTGGTCAGAACTCTGCTACAGGTGTTGGGAGGGACTCTTCTGGAGTCTGAGAGAGCCAGGCACCGTGGCTCTCAGTCATCTG AAGCACAAAGGGCCCCAGCTCGGGAAGGTAAGCCATCTGATTTTGAGGTCCCTGAAACCTTCTTGAATCGCCTTCAGGACCTGAGCTCCTGCTTTCTGAAGGACATTGCTG TATTTATCACTGACAAGATCTCCAGCTTCTGCCTTCAAGTGGCCTTACAAATCTTACACCGCAAACTGCCCCAGTTTTGTGCTCAGCTCTGCAGTGCTGTGATTCGCTATCTGAGTAGCCGCAATTCCTCAGCAGATGGCAG CCCCCTACTGCTATTTCTGCGGGATCAGACGAGCTCCAGACTCCTGGAGCAAGTGCTGCTGGTGCTGGAGCCCCCGAGGCTCCAGAGCCTCTTTGAGGATCACTTCCAAGGGCAGCTGCAGACCCTGGCCGCACACCCCATTGCCAACTTCCCTTTGCAGCGTTTACTGGATGCTGTTACTACCCCTGAGCTG CTGTCCCCCGTGTTTGAGGAGCTGAGCCCTGCCCTGGAAGCTGTGCTGGCTCAAGGTCACCCGGGGGTGGTCATTGCCCTGGTGGGGGCCTGCCGCAGAGTTGGGGCCCACCAAGCCCGGGTCCTGCAGCTGTTGTTGGAG GCATTCCACTGTGCGGTGCCCCCTTCCCGGCAAGTGGCTTGTGTGCCTCTCTTTGCCACTTTGACGGCTTATGAGGTATACTATAGActggcagaggaggaaggggcagtgCCCGCAGAGCACCAG GTGGAAATGGCCACGGCCAGAGCTCTGGGGGAAGTGACAGTCCTTGGGTCTCTTCTGCTTCAGCATCTGCTGCACTTCTCTAGCCCTGGTATCGTACTTCGAAGTCTGGGTGCCTTGACAGGACCACAACTTCTGACTCTCGCCCAGAACCCTGCTGGCTCCCATGTGCTTGATGCTGTCCTGACCAGCCCCTCCGTGACGCGCAAGCAGCGTCGCCGTGTGCTGAAGACCCTAAAG GGACAATACGTGGCTCTGGCCTGTAGTCGTCATGGCAGCCGAGTGCTAGATGCCATCTGGAGTGGAGCAGCCTTGGGGGCCCGGAAGGAAATTGCTGCCGAGCTGG GGGAGCGGAACCAGGAGCTGATTAGAGACCCTTTTGGCCACCATGTGGCTCGAAATGTGGCCCTGACTACTTTCCTGAAGCGCCGAGAGGCTTGGGAACAGCAGCAGGGGGCAGTGGCCAAGCGGAGGAGGGCTTTGAACTCAATACTTGAAGACTGA
- the CIDEB gene encoding cell death activator CIDE-B isoform X1, producing the protein MEYLSALNPSGLLRSVSSMSSEFGRKVWTSPPPPQRPFRVCDHKRTTRKGLTAATRQELLDKALEALLLSGMLTLVLEEDGTAVESEDFFQLLEDDTCLMVLEYGQSWTPSRSGVLSYGLGREKPKHSKDIARITFDVYKQNPRDLFGSLNIKATFYGLYSMSCDFQGLGPKKVLREFLRWTSALLQGLGHMLLGISSSLRHLIEGAEQWHWQRQGRLHPY; encoded by the exons ATGGAGTACCTCTCAGCCCTGAACCCCAGCGGCCTGCTCAG GTCAGTATCCAGTATGAGCTCTGAGTTTGGCAGGAAAGTCTGGACTTCACCTCCACCACCCCAGCGACCTTTCCGTGTCTGTGATCACAAGCGAACCACCCGGAAAGGTCTGACAGCTGCCACCCGCCAGGAACTGCTAGACAAG GCACTGGAGGCCCTGCTGCTGAGTGGAATGCTAACACTGGTGCTGGAGGAGGATGGAACCGCCGTGGAGAGTGAGGACTTCTTCCAGCTTTTGGAGGATGACACATGCCTGATGGTGCTGGAGTATGGGCAGAGCTGGACCCCCAGCAGG AGTGGGGTGCTGTCATACGGCCTGGGCCGGGAGAAGCCCAAGCACAGCAAGGACATCGCCCGTATCACCTTTGATGTATACAAGCAAAACCCTCGAGACCTCTTTGGCAGCCTCAATATCAAAGCCACATTCTATGGGCTCTACTCCATGAGTTGTGACTTTCAAGGACTCGGCCCAAAGAAAGTACTCAG GGAGTTCCTCCGTTGGACCTCTGCACTGCTGCAAGGGCTGGGCCATATGTTGCTGGGAATTTCCTCCAGCCTTCGCCATTTAATAGAAGGGGCCGAACAATGGCATTGGCAGCGGCAGGGTCGCCTTCATCCCTACTGA